A genomic stretch from Candidatus Baltobacteraceae bacterium includes:
- a CDS encoding carbon-nitrogen hydrolase family protein: MPSRPLRLAALQLRAHDRADYERLHQSMIGRIERAAANHDLLVLPEGTFPAYVLGDANVEERSVQDATEQLARIARAAGCVIVAGAAVHRGGALHNSAVVIDRDGTLAGSAEKIFLWHFDRQWFAPGSSIAPVTTSIGRLGVLICADGRMPGIARELVDRGAELLVMPTAWVTSGRDPRHLENLQADLLARVRAFENGVPFVAANKCGFELGMVAYCGKSQIVDAGGEVAVMGSQTQEEVLSATIAIGAPHPYRAAVAAPPQRETAPGRALRIAIAADSLPPDLAARLRVLEADLGLAASGPDQFDALDRLLAAVRLDARAAFDPGLLVAYRRAGYRIAVLDASSAHPWLERIARARAAELRLYVVVFDREAHRAYAIDPDGSIIAGTFEGYALASFGLDPARTAQTLVAPGTDVAAGIELVAAISRPQASVS, encoded by the coding sequence ACGAGCGTCTGCACCAATCGATGATCGGACGCATCGAGCGGGCTGCAGCGAATCACGATCTGCTGGTGCTGCCCGAGGGAACCTTTCCGGCCTATGTGCTCGGCGATGCCAACGTCGAGGAACGCTCGGTCCAAGACGCGACCGAGCAGCTCGCGCGCATCGCCCGTGCCGCGGGCTGCGTAATCGTCGCGGGAGCCGCAGTACATCGGGGCGGCGCGCTGCACAACAGCGCCGTCGTGATCGATCGCGACGGGACCCTCGCCGGCAGCGCCGAGAAGATTTTTCTTTGGCACTTCGACCGGCAATGGTTCGCACCGGGATCCTCGATCGCCCCGGTAACGACGTCGATCGGACGGCTCGGCGTGCTGATCTGCGCCGACGGCCGGATGCCGGGCATCGCGCGCGAACTCGTCGACCGCGGCGCCGAGCTGCTCGTCATGCCGACGGCCTGGGTTACGTCCGGACGCGATCCCCGCCACCTCGAGAATCTTCAAGCCGATTTGCTGGCACGGGTACGCGCGTTCGAAAACGGCGTGCCGTTCGTTGCCGCAAACAAATGCGGTTTCGAACTCGGGATGGTGGCGTATTGCGGCAAATCGCAGATCGTGGACGCCGGCGGAGAGGTCGCGGTCATGGGTTCGCAGACGCAGGAAGAGGTGTTGAGCGCTACGATCGCGATCGGGGCGCCGCATCCGTATCGCGCAGCCGTTGCCGCACCGCCGCAGCGCGAGACCGCACCCGGGCGCGCGCTGCGGATCGCGATCGCCGCCGACTCCTTACCGCCCGATCTCGCCGCACGCCTGCGCGTGCTCGAAGCCGATCTCGGGCTGGCTGCAAGCGGTCCCGATCAGTTCGACGCACTCGATCGGCTACTGGCAGCAGTGCGGCTCGACGCGCGAGCGGCATTCGATCCCGGGCTGCTGGTTGCGTATCGTCGCGCCGGCTATCGCATCGCCGTTCTCGATGCCTCTTCCGCGCATCCGTGGCTCGAACGGATCGCGCGCGCCCGGGCGGCAGAATTGCGTCTGTACGTCGTGGTGTTCGATCGTGAGGCGCACCGGGCGTATGCGATCGATCCCGACGGAAGCATCATCGCCGGCACGTTCGAGGGATATGCCCTGGCGAGTTTCGGGCTCGATCCCGCGCGCACCGCGCAGACGCTCGTTGCCCCCGGAACCGACGTCGCCGCCGGCATCGAACTCGTGGCCGCGATCTCGCGTCCGCAGGCAAGCGTTTCGTGA
- a CDS encoding phosphodiester glycosidase family protein has protein sequence MLVALLLALLPAHLDLGPPFPPVAFDAPTIETIAPGVEYGEYDLVTGEGPIVVHVIAVAPHAPGIELNTVLADDALTSPGETVSSMAQRTGAIAGINGDYFDIGNTNAPTNVVVHDDELLRTPDRRYALLVTQDGTPQISQVEFAGTLQLADRTVTLDAVNEFPPPGGGVSLLTPAFGPVPPNDDLTLVALDPTDGTPPFATYRVTTVPDNTVRQPPGYYVAIGMNAYAAAGVPNVGDTIAAHGDLSPVALGDLVAAVGGGPLILDNGAWVDDPNGPSGGEFDRPIPCSGAAIGADGTLYLLEVDGRQPELSVGITRPEFAALMLAFGAVRGMAFDGGGSSELVARIPADSDAQLVNTPSDGHERKVADGLFVYDTAPVGPATQLLVQPVAVRALRGASINVRFAAADSADHVVADALPIDVRVEPSGLGTYRQGTFTAAASGEGSLVAREGAMMLRVPIRVYDDPARVAILPEDPSVAQNGRLTLQARAYDAQGYAIALPATLPWRAQNASIDGGGTLTAGVSDALVSLLLGDHLANAHVTVGFHDVALPTTPSFMTQPKGGEGSVQPVPGCEDCAQLQYALGPGERAAYLVTGVTLPARSVGIAFDVDDDGQGALLKLALRNAINEEVLLPVAPMDHPGWREVAVRLPQGLAQPARLVAIYVIGANASATIQGTITVKNLHAVVAGSGPNRP, from the coding sequence ATGCTGGTAGCCCTTCTCCTCGCGCTTTTACCCGCGCATCTCGATCTGGGCCCTCCCTTTCCGCCCGTCGCATTCGACGCACCGACGATCGAGACGATCGCGCCGGGAGTCGAATACGGCGAATACGATTTGGTCACCGGCGAAGGACCGATCGTCGTGCACGTGATCGCGGTTGCTCCGCATGCTCCCGGCATCGAACTCAATACGGTGCTCGCCGATGACGCGCTCACCTCGCCGGGGGAGACGGTCTCGTCGATGGCGCAGCGCACCGGCGCGATCGCCGGAATCAACGGCGACTACTTCGACATCGGGAATACGAACGCGCCGACCAACGTCGTCGTGCACGACGACGAGCTGCTGCGAACGCCCGACCGGCGCTACGCCCTGCTCGTTACGCAAGACGGAACCCCACAAATTTCGCAAGTCGAGTTTGCGGGAACGCTGCAATTGGCCGACCGCACCGTAACGCTCGACGCCGTCAACGAGTTTCCGCCCCCGGGCGGAGGCGTCTCGCTGCTCACGCCCGCGTTCGGACCGGTGCCGCCGAACGACGATCTGACGCTGGTCGCGCTCGATCCGACCGACGGCACCCCGCCGTTCGCAACCTACCGCGTCACCACCGTTCCCGACAACACGGTACGTCAACCGCCGGGCTACTATGTCGCGATCGGAATGAACGCGTACGCGGCCGCGGGCGTCCCCAACGTCGGCGATACGATCGCGGCCCATGGCGATCTCTCTCCGGTCGCACTCGGCGATCTGGTCGCTGCGGTGGGAGGCGGTCCGCTGATCCTCGATAACGGCGCATGGGTCGACGATCCCAACGGGCCCAGCGGCGGTGAATTCGATCGACCGATTCCGTGCAGCGGCGCCGCGATCGGCGCCGACGGAACGCTCTACTTGCTGGAAGTCGACGGGCGTCAGCCCGAACTCTCGGTCGGTATTACGCGCCCGGAATTCGCGGCATTGATGCTCGCCTTCGGCGCGGTGCGCGGCATGGCGTTCGACGGCGGCGGCTCCTCGGAACTGGTGGCGCGTATCCCCGCCGATTCCGATGCGCAGCTCGTAAACACGCCCTCCGACGGACACGAACGTAAGGTCGCCGACGGCCTCTTCGTGTACGATACGGCGCCGGTCGGGCCGGCGACGCAACTGCTCGTGCAGCCGGTCGCGGTGCGAGCGCTGCGCGGTGCGAGCATCAACGTCCGTTTCGCTGCGGCCGACTCCGCCGACCATGTCGTCGCCGACGCGCTTCCGATCGACGTCCGCGTCGAGCCCTCTGGGCTCGGCACCTATCGCCAGGGAACGTTCACCGCCGCGGCGTCGGGCGAGGGATCGCTGGTTGCGCGTGAAGGCGCGATGATGCTGCGCGTACCAATCCGGGTCTACGACGATCCCGCGCGCGTGGCGATCTTACCCGAGGACCCCAGCGTCGCGCAGAACGGACGGCTCACGCTGCAAGCGCGCGCCTATGACGCGCAAGGGTATGCGATCGCGCTCCCTGCCACACTCCCCTGGCGTGCCCAGAACGCGTCGATCGACGGCGGCGGCACTTTGACGGCCGGCGTGAGTGACGCGCTGGTCTCTCTATTACTCGGCGATCACCTGGCAAATGCGCACGTGACGGTCGGCTTTCACGACGTTGCATTGCCGACGACGCCTTCGTTCATGACGCAGCCGAAGGGCGGAGAGGGCTCGGTGCAGCCCGTTCCCGGCTGCGAGGATTGCGCGCAACTGCAATACGCGCTCGGGCCGGGCGAGCGCGCCGCGTATCTGGTCACCGGCGTAACGCTTCCGGCGCGCAGCGTCGGAATCGCCTTCGACGTCGATGACGACGGTCAGGGTGCGCTGCTCAAGCTCGCGCTGCGCAATGCGATAAACGAAGAAGTGCTCTTGCCGGTCGCGCCGATGGACCATCCGGGTTGGCGCGAGGTCGCCGTTCGTCTGCCGCAAGGGCTCGCGCAACCGGCTCGCTTGGTGGCAATCTACGTCATCGGCGCGAACGCGTCGGCCACCATCCAAGGCACGATTACGGTCAAGAATCTTCACGCCGTCGTGGCAGGCTCCGGGCCGAATCGACCCTAA
- a CDS encoding DUF4337 family protein yields MSAHAAAPSHDRFVPFFTAIVAVLAALGTLFAHHRSIQALSLRNDAVLATVKASDQYGYYQTKQLKVTLYQALNRPSGVAEEQRTSLAIYAQAKALETQAEDEQKHSESYLTSFETLEIATTLFEISIAFASIAALTDSRMILYAGAALTAIGLVLGVVGYLQAH; encoded by the coding sequence GTGAGCGCGCACGCCGCCGCTCCGTCGCACGATCGTTTCGTTCCGTTCTTCACCGCGATCGTCGCCGTTCTTGCGGCACTGGGTACGCTCTTCGCCCATCATCGCTCGATTCAGGCGCTTTCGTTGCGCAACGACGCCGTGCTCGCGACCGTGAAAGCCTCCGATCAATACGGCTATTATCAAACCAAACAATTGAAGGTCACGCTCTACCAGGCGCTCAATCGGCCTAGCGGTGTGGCGGAAGAACAGCGGACCTCTCTCGCGATCTACGCGCAGGCAAAGGCGCTCGAGACGCAGGCGGAAGACGAACAAAAGCATTCCGAATCCTATCTGACGTCGTTCGAAACGCTTGAAATCGCAACCACCCTTTTCGAGATATCGATCGCCTTTGCGTCGATCGCCGCACTGACCGATTCGCGAATGATCCTTTACGCCGGTGCGGCGCTCACGGCGATCGGCCTCGTGCTCGGCGTCGTCGGATATCTGCAAGCGCATTGA